The genomic stretch GTTTCTAATTTAGCAATCATATCTAAATCTTTGGTAACAGCTACCAGTCTTTCTACACCTTTGTTGGCTCTTTCTAAATATTTTTCGCGAATATTTTTATCATCCATAGCACCTTCTAAAAGTGTAAGAATGTAACCTTGTACGGTAAATAAAGGTGTTTTAAGTTCGTGAGCAACGTTTCCTAAAAAATCTCTTCTAAAAGAATCTCTTTCTGTTAAACTTTTAATTTCTAACCGTTTACCTTCTACATATTTTTGCATTCTGTTAGAAAGTTTTTCGATATCTGTGGTTACAGATTGTTTTCTTAGATCGTTAACATCTAATATAGAAACGTTTTCGTATATTTTTTTTAATCTTCTATAAATAAAATGTTCTGTTCTATATTGAATTATAAAAAATGAGATGATAAACAAAATAAGTACAGCAATTATTGCTGTACTTAAATTAAGTTTATCTGTACTAAAAAAATATGTTATTATAGCAATACTAGAAGATAGTATTGTTAAGTAAGTTGCAGACCAAAGTGCGTATGAATAGGTTTTTTTAAACTTCATAAAAGCAAATTTATTTATCTGCTTCTAGTAATACAAATTTATAACCAACTCCTTTTACAGTTTTAAAATGGTCGTCTCCTATTTTTTCTCTTAATTTTCTAATATGTACGTC from Polaribacter marinaquae encodes the following:
- a CDS encoding sensor histidine kinase, which translates into the protein MKFKKTYSYALWSATYLTILSSSIAIITYFFSTDKLNLSTAIIAVLILFIISFFIIQYRTEHFIYRRLKKIYENVSILDVNDLRKQSVTTDIEKLSNRMQKYVEGKRLEIKSLTERDSFRRDFLGNVAHELKTPLFTVQGYILTLLEGAMDDKNIREKYLERANKGVERLVAVTKDLDMIAKLETDGLKLNMVVFNILEVIQNVFDLFEMKAKKRNITLKFDRIYDFPVFVVGDVEKTEQVLINLIVNSIKYGKPNGTTVVAADNYNDNKYVIRVVDNGEGIEQKYLSRLFERFYRVDQSRSRDQGGSGLGLSIVKHIVEAHNQTVLLKSTYGEGSEFSFTMEKAK